In Triticum urartu cultivar G1812 chromosome 6, Tu2.1, whole genome shotgun sequence, the following proteins share a genomic window:
- the LOC125512773 gene encoding uncharacterized protein LOC125512773 isoform X1: protein MTLVFPIVYLMQVKVHVQEHTCSSTKKKKKQKNASKAWVCEKVMDWVKEDPSVRPMELRRRLHDKYKIKVQYTKVFRGKGLAMAKLFGNWDDSFDKLYAWKAEVEKRSPRSIVVIDHMEYDQKKYFIRMFVGLKPLCDGFLAGCRPYLAIDSTHLTGKYRGQLATACAIDGHNWLYPVVYGVIDSETTESWVWFMEKLRDAIGSPPGLAICLDAGKGIDTAIEQVFGYAEHRECMRHLVVNFKKKFHGKVFDDHLWPAAYSWTPRGFDYHMAAIEEKKAAAIAYLNKYHTRLWSRSKYSTSSKVDYVTNNLAECFNNWIRKHKGLMLFQLMDKIRRKITVKFEKRRRVARKFQGRRILPSVMKELNDISRGLDIEYERIDDMVAEVSESVALGGKRHVTDLANRTCTCRAFQVSGKPCKHAISFITGIRGVTIEDFVDDCYSVAKFAAAYAPILPGLTDMSQWPSVNKEFFLNPPILRRAPGRPKVQRHKSGAENSKGKGKKGQHQCPICKAYGHRWQSCKDAAPEALEAYAEVAKQKRDKRKKKPITKAICTTTDQATDGTLPLLLCPSENETALALLSCPSDAIEGDVAKSTSSKTTSKSRRSKVISAAPDSPAMGTRSKKRAAPNNQAMASRSKKKLKL from the exons ATGACACTAGTTTTTCCCATTGTTTATTTAATGCAGGTCAAAGTTCATGTGCAGGAGCACACATGTTCTAgcacaaagaagaaaaagaagcagAAAAATGCTTCAAAGGCATGGGTATGTGAGAAAGTCATGGACTGGGTAAAAGAGGATCCTAGTGTTCGGCCGATGGAATTACGCAGGAGGCTACATGACAAGTACAAGATCAAGGTCCAATATACAAAAGTATTCCGTGGCAAAGGGCTAGCAATGGCTAAGTTGTTTGGTAATTGGGATGATTCTTTTGACAAGCTATATGCTTGGAAAGCTGAGGTTGAGAAGAGGTCTCCTAGAAGTATAGTTGTGATTGACCACATGGAGTATGACCAGAAAAAATATTTCATACGAATGTTTGTTGGGCTGAAGCCTTTGTGCGATGGGTTCTTGGCTGGCTGCAGACCTTACTTGGCGATAGATAGCACTCATTTGACAGGCAAGTATAGAGGCCAATTAGCTACTGCTTGTGCTATTGACGGGCACAATTGGTTGTACCCTGTAGTCTATGGAGTTATCGACTCGGAAACTACTGAAAGTTGGGTGTGGTTTATGGAGAAGCTTCGTGATGCTATTGGCTCTCCCCCCGGTCTAGCTATATGTTTAGATGCAGGAAAAGGGATTGACACTGCAATCGAACAGGTATTTGGGTATGCTGAACATAGAGAATGCATGCGACACTTGGTTGTGAACTTCAAGAAAAAATTCCATGGTAAAGTTTTTGATGATCATTTGTGGCCAGCTGCTTATTCATGGACTCCTCGAGGGTTTGACTATCACATGGCAGCCATAGAGGAGAAAAAGGCTGCTGCAATAGCATACTTAAACAAGTACCACACCAGGCTATGGTCAAGGAGCAAATATTCAACCTCCTCAAAAGTGGATTATGTTACAAATAATTTGGCCGAGTGTTTCAACAACTGGATCCGCAAGCACAAAGGTTTAATGTTGTTTCAGCTCATGGACAAGATAAGGAGAAAGATTACGGTTAAGTTTGAGAAGAGGAGAAGGGTAGCTAGAAAATTTCAAGGTCGGCGTATACTTCCAAGTGTCATGAAGGAGTTGAATGACATAAGCAGGGGGCTGGACATTGAATATGAGAGAATAGATGACATGGTTGCAGAAGTGAGTGAGAGTGTTGCGCTAGGTGGCAAGCGCCACGTCACTGATCTAGCAAACAGGACATGCACATGCAGGGCATTTCAAGTCTCCGGGAAGCCTTGCAAACATGCAATTAGCTTTATTACTGGAATTAGGGGGGTCACAATAGAAGACTTCGTTGATGATTGTTACAGCGTTGCCAAGTTTGCTGCAGCTTATGCTCCTATTCTTCCTGGCCTAACCGACATGTCTCAATGGCCAAGTGTGAACAAAGAATTCTTCTTGAACCCCCCAATCCTTAGGAGGGCCCCTGGGAGGCCAAAGGTACAGAGGCACAAAAGTGGTGCTGAAAATAGCaagggaaagggaaagaaaggcCAGCACCAATGTCCAATTTGCAAAGCTTATGGACATAGATGGCAAAGCTGCAAAGATGCTGCTCCTGAAGCACTAGAAGCCTATGCAGAAGTAGCAAAGCAGAAAAG GGACAAAAGAAAGAAGAAACCCATTACAAAAGCTATTTGTACAACAACAGATCAAGCAACTGATGGTACACTACCTCTACTTCTGTGTCCAAGTGAAAATGAAACCGCACTAGCTCTACTTTCATGTCCAAGTGATGCAATTGAAGGCGATGTTGCCAAGTCGACATCATCGAAGACTACCTCTAAATCTAGAAG ATCAAAGGTGATATCCGCTGCGCCTGACAGCCCTGCAATGGGAACTCGAAGCAAGAAGAGAGCTGCGCCTAACAACCAAGCAATGGCCAGTCGAAGCAAAAAAAAGTTGAAACTGTGA
- the LOC125512773 gene encoding uncharacterized protein LOC125512773 isoform X2 — protein MEVKVHVQEHTCSSTKKKKKQKNASKAWVCEKVMDWVKEDPSVRPMELRRRLHDKYKIKVQYTKVFRGKGLAMAKLFGNWDDSFDKLYAWKAEVEKRSPRSIVVIDHMEYDQKKYFIRMFVGLKPLCDGFLAGCRPYLAIDSTHLTGKYRGQLATACAIDGHNWLYPVVYGVIDSETTESWVWFMEKLRDAIGSPPGLAICLDAGKGIDTAIEQVFGYAEHRECMRHLVVNFKKKFHGKVFDDHLWPAAYSWTPRGFDYHMAAIEEKKAAAIAYLNKYHTRLWSRSKYSTSSKVDYVTNNLAECFNNWIRKHKGLMLFQLMDKIRRKITVKFEKRRRVARKFQGRRILPSVMKELNDISRGLDIEYERIDDMVAEVSESVALGGKRHVTDLANRTCTCRAFQVSGKPCKHAISFITGIRGVTIEDFVDDCYSVAKFAAAYAPILPGLTDMSQWPSVNKEFFLNPPILRRAPGRPKVQRHKSGAENSKGKGKKGQHQCPICKAYGHRWQSCKDAAPEALEAYAEVAKQKRDKRKKKPITKAICTTTDQATDGTLPLLLCPSENETALALLSCPSDAIEGDVAKSTSSKTTSKSRRSKVISAAPDSPAMGTRSKKRAAPNNQAMASRSKKKLKL, from the exons ATGGAG GTCAAAGTTCATGTGCAGGAGCACACATGTTCTAgcacaaagaagaaaaagaagcagAAAAATGCTTCAAAGGCATGGGTATGTGAGAAAGTCATGGACTGGGTAAAAGAGGATCCTAGTGTTCGGCCGATGGAATTACGCAGGAGGCTACATGACAAGTACAAGATCAAGGTCCAATATACAAAAGTATTCCGTGGCAAAGGGCTAGCAATGGCTAAGTTGTTTGGTAATTGGGATGATTCTTTTGACAAGCTATATGCTTGGAAAGCTGAGGTTGAGAAGAGGTCTCCTAGAAGTATAGTTGTGATTGACCACATGGAGTATGACCAGAAAAAATATTTCATACGAATGTTTGTTGGGCTGAAGCCTTTGTGCGATGGGTTCTTGGCTGGCTGCAGACCTTACTTGGCGATAGATAGCACTCATTTGACAGGCAAGTATAGAGGCCAATTAGCTACTGCTTGTGCTATTGACGGGCACAATTGGTTGTACCCTGTAGTCTATGGAGTTATCGACTCGGAAACTACTGAAAGTTGGGTGTGGTTTATGGAGAAGCTTCGTGATGCTATTGGCTCTCCCCCCGGTCTAGCTATATGTTTAGATGCAGGAAAAGGGATTGACACTGCAATCGAACAGGTATTTGGGTATGCTGAACATAGAGAATGCATGCGACACTTGGTTGTGAACTTCAAGAAAAAATTCCATGGTAAAGTTTTTGATGATCATTTGTGGCCAGCTGCTTATTCATGGACTCCTCGAGGGTTTGACTATCACATGGCAGCCATAGAGGAGAAAAAGGCTGCTGCAATAGCATACTTAAACAAGTACCACACCAGGCTATGGTCAAGGAGCAAATATTCAACCTCCTCAAAAGTGGATTATGTTACAAATAATTTGGCCGAGTGTTTCAACAACTGGATCCGCAAGCACAAAGGTTTAATGTTGTTTCAGCTCATGGACAAGATAAGGAGAAAGATTACGGTTAAGTTTGAGAAGAGGAGAAGGGTAGCTAGAAAATTTCAAGGTCGGCGTATACTTCCAAGTGTCATGAAGGAGTTGAATGACATAAGCAGGGGGCTGGACATTGAATATGAGAGAATAGATGACATGGTTGCAGAAGTGAGTGAGAGTGTTGCGCTAGGTGGCAAGCGCCACGTCACTGATCTAGCAAACAGGACATGCACATGCAGGGCATTTCAAGTCTCCGGGAAGCCTTGCAAACATGCAATTAGCTTTATTACTGGAATTAGGGGGGTCACAATAGAAGACTTCGTTGATGATTGTTACAGCGTTGCCAAGTTTGCTGCAGCTTATGCTCCTATTCTTCCTGGCCTAACCGACATGTCTCAATGGCCAAGTGTGAACAAAGAATTCTTCTTGAACCCCCCAATCCTTAGGAGGGCCCCTGGGAGGCCAAAGGTACAGAGGCACAAAAGTGGTGCTGAAAATAGCaagggaaagggaaagaaaggcCAGCACCAATGTCCAATTTGCAAAGCTTATGGACATAGATGGCAAAGCTGCAAAGATGCTGCTCCTGAAGCACTAGAAGCCTATGCAGAAGTAGCAAAGCAGAAAAG GGACAAAAGAAAGAAGAAACCCATTACAAAAGCTATTTGTACAACAACAGATCAAGCAACTGATGGTACACTACCTCTACTTCTGTGTCCAAGTGAAAATGAAACCGCACTAGCTCTACTTTCATGTCCAAGTGATGCAATTGAAGGCGATGTTGCCAAGTCGACATCATCGAAGACTACCTCTAAATCTAGAAG ATCAAAGGTGATATCCGCTGCGCCTGACAGCCCTGCAATGGGAACTCGAAGCAAGAAGAGAGCTGCGCCTAACAACCAAGCAATGGCCAGTCGAAGCAAAAAAAAGTTGAAACTGTGA